The Infirmifilum lucidum DNA segment ACGCGAGCCACCAAGTGTGCTACTATCTCCCTAACGGGACTATGTTTCCCGGCGATGCGCTGGGAGAGGTTTATGAGGGGAGTATCTTACTGCTGACCCCTCCGCCCTTTATTGCTAGCGAGGCTCTAGCCTCACTAGACCGCATAGCTAGGCTTAAACCCAAGCGCCTTGCAATACCACACTTTGGCGTCTACGACGGCGACAGCCGCCTGTGCGAGCGGTACAAAGCGAAACTACTCACTGCACTGTGTCTAGCGTCGGCCCACTCGGGGGATGCGGGAGAACTACTAGAGCTCCTACGGAATGACGAGGAGTACAGGAGGGGGCTTGCCCTGCTATCAACGCGGGATCAAATGCTGGCTAGAGGCTTCCTGGAGAGGAGCATCTCGGGGCTCATCGACTACATTAATAAATACGGCTGGCACTGTCCCCAACTGAACATGTAGAGGGGGTTCAGCGGTATGGCGTATACCGCGGAAATTAAGAGTGCTAAGGGTCTAACGATCGAAGGTTTAACCTCTCTTGTCATCTTAGCTGTTCTACTTTTCCTGTTCTCAACAAGCTTGTGGATATCGATTCCCCAAACGTCGAGACTTCAAATCAGTGACATAATCATAGTCATCTTAGTTGCCTTATTCATCCGGAAATCCGAGAAGTTAGTTTCACCGTTCTCCGCTGTTGTGTCGCTAGGCTTACACGTCGACGTCAAGAAAGTATCAGTTTTACTACAAGGCTTCCTGCGGTTTATCTACCTTGTTGTGGCATATTTCTCACTTAAAAGGACGAGTTTGAACGTGCTGACTCTCGCTCTAGACTCAGCGAATGCGAGCGTGGTCTACGATGCCGTATTCACTGTTCTAATACTACTAAACTTCTACGATACTGTCAGGAAAGTAGTCAAGTAGAGTGCGAAGCTCTACTTTTCAAATATAATTCTAGATAGGTCTCGTGCACAACCTCACTAAGTCCAAGTTTCTCAGCGACTCTACGTAGCCCTTCAGCTCCAGCCCCCCTGTCTTCAAGCTCGACGAAATCTCCTAGCCCCTCGACTCTATCCAGTGAAATCTCCACATTGTCAAGCTCGTAAAACTCCCTGTGCTTTACAATACGCGCGACCTCTGTGAAACCTATGCTGTTCAAAACCTTAAGGATCCCCTCGAAGTCTCCCACTCTAACCACCAGCTCAACTCTAGACTTAGCCCAGCCTTCGAGGCGGGGCCCCTTGTACGCCAGCTCGATATTCTCCCCGTGTCTAAGAGAGGAGCGGTAAAAACGAACCCTTAAAGCTTCATCTGTCACCGCGAAATTCTTGCAGGGGTGCTGTAAGTAGACGTCTACCATGTCGACAACATCAACAAGCTTTGCCCCCAGCTCTCTGAGCCTTTCCTTAAGCTTGCCGTGATCTCTGAATCTAAACTTTACTTCAACCTCTACTGGTTTCGTGCTCATTCCTCAGGGCCCACTATGACGATGTTCTTAAGGTTTTCCGCGAGGTTGTTAATCATGTAGGACAGCTTTAACAGAACAGCCGCAGAACTCATCGCTTTACACGAGTCGTGCTCCCTTATAGCTTCAGACATGCTCTGGAGAGCCTGGGAGACCTCGTTCTTCACGTCTTCGAGCACTTTTTCTGTGCGGCCGCGGTACTCTAGGGATAAGGGCATCGATGAGACCTTCAGGAATGAACTCATCGCGTCGGCAAGCGTGTAAAGGGCGTTGCTCAATACGTAGAAGTAGCCTTCCTCGGTTAAAAGGCCCATAGACAGCAGTACCATCCCGACGTTGCGCATCTGCTGGGGGTCGATGAGGTTGTTCTTGATATCTCTCGAGGTCTCCGCTAGAATCTTCTCAACACCTCTCTCTACCTCCATTTAACCACCCTAGACTTCCTACTCTCGAGAACCAAAACCATGTACGCCCTATAAACCATCCTCTTAGCCCTATCTATCTCGTCGAGAAGAGGGAGGATGTCTTCCTGAGCCTCCCCGAGGCCACTCTCCAGTAGACTTCTCAAACGAACCTCGCTGACTACCAACTCGAGGGCAACCTCCTGCAACTCCTCCATGCTAGGCCCCTTAACTATAACCTCAGCTACTCTGTTGACGAAGTACCCTTGGGGGCACATCTTCTTGGAGGCCTTCTGGCTCATTCCACTAAGGAAAATATCGCTCGCTACCTTGATAAACGTTTCTTGAAACTCAGAGCCTGATCTCACTTTATATTTTCGGTCTTTCGTTTAATAAAAAAGATAATTTTATTAATTACTTTTACGACCCCCTCCAATAGGGGGTGTGTATGTATATAAGCGAGGCCTCACTAGGGGCTATCTCTCGAGGCGGGCTTTCACTAAAACTAAACCCTAATGAGTGGCGGGTTATATCTGCTGCGACAAGGGCACTGACTGTTGCGAAGATCTCGGAGATAGCCTCGCTTTCCTATAGTACTGTCATTGACGTGGTCAAGAGGCTTGGCAGGCTGAACCTGGGTGTGTCGTTCGTACCCCACCATGACATGTTGGGCTTCCAGCACGTCTTCCTGCTCTTCGAGGACTATGAAATCAAGCAGTTTCCCGTTTTCACGCAGGCTGTATACAAGCTACTCGGGAGAAGGCGCTATATCGGCGTCAAGGCACTAGTGCCTGAGACACGAGTACCCGACTATATCTCTGCTTTTCGACGAGAGCCGCTGTACACGCTCAGAACATACGAAGTTAGACACTGGATGCCCAGCGGCAGGCTTACAAAGTACCTACCCGGCCTCAACATAGTAGTCCCTACGATGGAAAAACTAGGCGAGGTTTTAGCTGAGTCAAGAGTGCCGAGAAAGCCTAGGGAGAGGAAATGGGTAGACTGGGTCGACCTAGTAGTGCTTTACTTCAAGATGAAGTACGTGTATAC contains these protein-coding regions:
- a CDS encoding MBL fold metallo-hydrolase, coding for MNLRQVDLDREHPGVLASYIVEADESILVFDPGPASTIETLYSHLTPSPGRRIYVFVTHVHLDHAGGLGHLLELVRVERVFVHERGVKHLVDPERLWESSLSVLGEKAVAWGKPKPVDPAIIEGVRGGMTVKAGDLAVEVVNCEGHASHQVCYYLPNGTMFPGDALGEVYEGSILLLTPPPFIASEALASLDRIARLKPKRLAIPHFGVYDGDSRLCERYKAKLLTALCLASAHSGDAGELLELLRNDEEYRRGLALLSTRDQMLARGFLERSISGLIDYINKYGWHCPQLNM
- the cyaB gene encoding class IV adenylate cyclase; this encodes MSTKPVEVEVKFRFRDHGKLKERLRELGAKLVDVVDMVDVYLQHPCKNFAVTDEALRVRFYRSSLRHGENIELAYKGPRLEGWAKSRVELVVRVGDFEGILKVLNSIGFTEVARIVKHREFYELDNVEISLDRVEGLGDFVELEDRGAGAEGLRRVAEKLGLSEVVHETYLELYLKSRASHST